From Brachionichthys hirsutus isolate HB-005 chromosome 2, CSIRO-AGI_Bhir_v1, whole genome shotgun sequence, one genomic window encodes:
- the tpd52l2b gene encoding tpd52 like 2b isoform X3, translating into MDPAGQDINLNSPNKGLVDQSESLSDTPMEGAVGNSAGPLPPGLTEEEAEELHAELTKVEEEINTLRQVLSAKERHAAELKRKLGLSPLTELKQNISKSWQDVQTSNAYKKTQETLSQAGMKTSAALSTMGTAIGKRLGEMRNSTTFRSFEDKVGNLKVSLDDVDPDPPAFLTGKVVGPRGNEDAVDSPTETTPTQENPPF; encoded by the exons ATGGATCCCGCGGGTCAAG ATATCAACCTGAACTCTCCTAACAAGGGACTTgtggaccaatcagaaagcCTCTCCGATACGCCCATGGAGGGAGCGGTGGGGAATTCTGCCGGCCCTCTTCCTCCTGGTTTGACCgaagaggaggccgaggagcTCCACGCGGAGCTCACCAAG gtggaggaggagatcaaCACCTTGCGTCAGGTTCTCTCCGCCAAGGAGAGGCACGCCGCGgagctgaagaggaagctggGCCTCAGCCCTCTGACCGAGCTCAAGCAGAACATCAGCAAGAGCTGGCAGGACGTCCAGACGTCCAACGC GTACAAGAAGACTCAGGAGACCCTTTCCCAAGCGGGCATGAAGACCAGTGCAGCGCTCTCCACGATGGGCACGGCCATCGGCAAGAGACTGGGAGAAATGAG GAACTCGACGACCTTCAGGTCATTTGAGGACAAGGTGGGGAACCTGAAGGTGAGTCTGGACGACGTGGATCCGGATCCGCCGGCGTTCCTGACG GGAAAGGTCGTCGGCCCCAGAGGAAACGAAGACGCCGTCGACTCCCCAACTGAGACCACGCCCACTCAGGAGAACCCGCCTTTCTga
- the tpd52l2b gene encoding tpd52 like 2b isoform X4 codes for MDPAGQDINLNSPNKGLVDQSESLSDTPMEGAVGNSAGPLPPGLTEEEAEELHAELTKVEEEINTLRQVLSAKERHAAELKRKLGLSPLTELKQNISKSWQDVQTSNAYKKTQETLSQAGMKTSAALSTMGTAIGKRLGEMRNSTTFRSFEDKVGNLKGKVVGPRGNEDAVDSPTETTPTQENPPF; via the exons ATGGATCCCGCGGGTCAAG ATATCAACCTGAACTCTCCTAACAAGGGACTTgtggaccaatcagaaagcCTCTCCGATACGCCCATGGAGGGAGCGGTGGGGAATTCTGCCGGCCCTCTTCCTCCTGGTTTGACCgaagaggaggccgaggagcTCCACGCGGAGCTCACCAAG gtggaggaggagatcaaCACCTTGCGTCAGGTTCTCTCCGCCAAGGAGAGGCACGCCGCGgagctgaagaggaagctggGCCTCAGCCCTCTGACCGAGCTCAAGCAGAACATCAGCAAGAGCTGGCAGGACGTCCAGACGTCCAACGC GTACAAGAAGACTCAGGAGACCCTTTCCCAAGCGGGCATGAAGACCAGTGCAGCGCTCTCCACGATGGGCACGGCCATCGGCAAGAGACTGGGAGAAATGAG GAACTCGACGACCTTCAGGTCATTTGAGGACAAGGTGGGGAACCTGAAG GGAAAGGTCGTCGGCCCCAGAGGAAACGAAGACGCCGTCGACTCCCCAACTGAGACCACGCCCACTCAGGAGAACCCGCCTTTCTga
- the tpd52l2b gene encoding tpd52 like 2b isoform X2, translating to MDPAGQDINLNSPNKGLVDQSESLSDTPMEGAVGNSAGPLPPGLTEEEAEELHAELTKVEEEINTLRQVLSAKERHAAELKRKLGLSPLTELKQNISKSWQDVQTSNAYLSASATLDDIAHSEVYKKTQETLSQAGMKTSAALSTMGTAIGKRLGEMRNSTTFRSFEDKVGNLKGKVVGPRGNEDAVDSPTETTPTQENPPF from the exons ATGGATCCCGCGGGTCAAG ATATCAACCTGAACTCTCCTAACAAGGGACTTgtggaccaatcagaaagcCTCTCCGATACGCCCATGGAGGGAGCGGTGGGGAATTCTGCCGGCCCTCTTCCTCCTGGTTTGACCgaagaggaggccgaggagcTCCACGCGGAGCTCACCAAG gtggaggaggagatcaaCACCTTGCGTCAGGTTCTCTCCGCCAAGGAGAGGCACGCCGCGgagctgaagaggaagctggGCCTCAGCCCTCTGACCGAGCTCAAGCAGAACATCAGCAAGAGCTGGCAGGACGTCCAGACGTCCAACGC ATATCTGTCGGCCTCTGCCACTCTGGATGACATTGCCCACTCTGAAGT GTACAAGAAGACTCAGGAGACCCTTTCCCAAGCGGGCATGAAGACCAGTGCAGCGCTCTCCACGATGGGCACGGCCATCGGCAAGAGACTGGGAGAAATGAG GAACTCGACGACCTTCAGGTCATTTGAGGACAAGGTGGGGAACCTGAAG GGAAAGGTCGTCGGCCCCAGAGGAAACGAAGACGCCGTCGACTCCCCAACTGAGACCACGCCCACTCAGGAGAACCCGCCTTTCTga
- the tpd52l2b gene encoding tpd52 like 2b isoform X1: MDPAGQDINLNSPNKGLVDQSESLSDTPMEGAVGNSAGPLPPGLTEEEAEELHAELTKVEEEINTLRQVLSAKERHAAELKRKLGLSPLTELKQNISKSWQDVQTSNAYLSASATLDDIAHSEVYKKTQETLSQAGMKTSAALSTMGTAIGKRLGEMRNSTTFRSFEDKVGNLKVSLDDVDPDPPAFLTGKVVGPRGNEDAVDSPTETTPTQENPPF; this comes from the exons ATGGATCCCGCGGGTCAAG ATATCAACCTGAACTCTCCTAACAAGGGACTTgtggaccaatcagaaagcCTCTCCGATACGCCCATGGAGGGAGCGGTGGGGAATTCTGCCGGCCCTCTTCCTCCTGGTTTGACCgaagaggaggccgaggagcTCCACGCGGAGCTCACCAAG gtggaggaggagatcaaCACCTTGCGTCAGGTTCTCTCCGCCAAGGAGAGGCACGCCGCGgagctgaagaggaagctggGCCTCAGCCCTCTGACCGAGCTCAAGCAGAACATCAGCAAGAGCTGGCAGGACGTCCAGACGTCCAACGC ATATCTGTCGGCCTCTGCCACTCTGGATGACATTGCCCACTCTGAAGT GTACAAGAAGACTCAGGAGACCCTTTCCCAAGCGGGCATGAAGACCAGTGCAGCGCTCTCCACGATGGGCACGGCCATCGGCAAGAGACTGGGAGAAATGAG GAACTCGACGACCTTCAGGTCATTTGAGGACAAGGTGGGGAACCTGAAGGTGAGTCTGGACGACGTGGATCCGGATCCGCCGGCGTTCCTGACG GGAAAGGTCGTCGGCCCCAGAGGAAACGAAGACGCCGTCGACTCCCCAACTGAGACCACGCCCACTCAGGAGAACCCGCCTTTCTga
- the LOC137898930 gene encoding tripartite motif-containing 55-like has protein sequence MDGKQEEVKFGGAATSMLTGRMCLLGTEAGPGAGLGAGPEKEAALAMLQKQLICPICLELFNKPVVILPCQHNLCRKCANELYQPSLFQPRTTVLVNSSRFRCPSCRQEVLLDRHGVYGLQRNLLVENILDVYKQEVNDASPAPPPPPPAQVTCSRHEGEKVNIYCLTCQLPTCSLCKVFGAHQSCQVAPLAEVCQQRKEELREEVRSLVGVNHEIQTLINELEETCSSIEENSRAQKQSVCEKIRRVSSVLGERQTALTQRISSEQEEKTGRVQMLVRCYGDSVAASSKLVETAVGSMEEADVAAFVQGSRELIQKVTAAAAAASCPAETLKPGYERLSRYRCDFSRQEGALRGIDFLTAVEDVPEEPEEPPEPPVQNIEPDPPTKELESHPPVDRYRPGGRFWRPKPRTRVMKGPVRRTVWRKKMDVKTPEKNPSPEWGEEPVGERGDESEEESEEESEEEQVVMLFPSWYKPRPTPAEVPPEVGGPGSPQPATAQTPAEPNKRRSQTRNQTRNQTRNQTRNQQPLPHEEQLGFTPVPQMQEMAGEELVEKEEPEEEGLQGWARVPGDSFGLVGCGFQSTPPEGTSGTGNGTAVNFELSDGRLEEEEEQNDEDGRGSELEEEGLGATGSSAFTQKREDGQMDSLQALALFFYLLAFLAVLQRFWVYVGCFICT, from the exons atGGACGGAAAG caggaggaggtgaagttCGGCGGAGCGGCCACGTCGATGCTGACCGGGCGGATGTGCCTGCTGGGCACGGaggcggggccgggggcggggctgggggcggggccggaGAAGGAGGCGGCGCTGGCGATGCTGCAGAAACAGCTGATCTGTCCCATCTGTCTGGAGCTGTTCAACAAACCCGTGGTCATCCTTCCCTGCCAGCACAACCTGTGCAGGAAGTGTGCCAACGAGCTgtaccag CCCTCCCTGTTCCAGCCTCGCACCACCGTGCTGGTGAACAGCAGCCGCTTCCGCTGCCcgtcctgcagacaggaggtgctgctggaccGCCACGGCGTCTACGGCCTCCAGCGCAACCTGCTGGTGGAGAACATCCTGGACGTCTACAAGCAGGAAGTAAACGACGCCAG ccccgccccgcccccgccgcccccTGCTCAGGTGACCTGCTCGCGCCACGAAGGTGAGAAGGTCAACATCTACTGCCTCACCTGTCAGCTCCCCACCTGCTCTCTGTGTAAAGTGTTCGGGGCGCACCAGTCCTGTCAGGTGGCCCCCCTGGCGGAGGTCTGCCAGCAGCGGAAG GAAGAGCTGAGAGAAGAGGTCAGATCTCTGGTGGGGGTCAACCACGAGATCCAGACTCTGATCAATGAGCTGGAGGAGACCTGCAGCAGCATagag gagaacagtCGGGCCCAGAAGCAGAGCGTTTGTGAGAAGATCCGCCGCGTCTCCTCCGTCCTGGGGGAGAGACAGACG GCGCTGACTCAGCGAATCAGctcggagcaggaggagaagacgggCCGCGTCCAGATGTTGGTGCGTTGCTACGGCGACAGCGTGGCGGCCAGCAGCAAGCTGGTGGAGACGGCGGTGGGCAGCATGGAGGAGGCGGACGTGGCGGCCTTCGTCCAG GGGTCGCGAGAGCTCATCCAGAA ggtcacggcggcggcggcggcggcttcctGCCCGGCCGAGACGCTGAAACCCGGATACGAGCGCCTGAGCCGCTACAGGTGTGACTTCAGCCGGCAGGAGGGGGCGCTGAGAGGCATCGATTTCCTCACAG CCGTGGAGGATGTTCCCGAAGAACCGGAAGAACCACCAGAGCCCCCCGTCCAGAACATAGAACCGGACCCCCCCACAAAGGAGCTAGAATCCCACCCACCGGTAGACCGGTACAGACCAGGGGGCCGGTTCTGGAGGCCGAAGCCGAGGACGCGAGTGATGAAGGGTCCCGTGAGAAGAACAGTatggaggaagaagatggatgtgAAGACCCCAGAGAAGAACCCGTCT CCTGAATGGGGGGAGGAGCCAGTAGGAGAGCGCGGTGATGAGTCggaggaggagtcggaggaggagtcggaggaggagcaggttgTCATGCTTTTTCCCAGCTGGTACAAGCCCAGGCCGACGCCTGCAGAGGTCCCTCCAGAGGTCGGTGGCCCAGGGTCACCTCAGCCGGCTACGGCccaaaccccggctgagcccaacAAGCGGCGGAGCCAGACCCGGAACCAGACCCGGAACCAGACCCGGAACCAGACCCGGAACCAGCAGCCTCTTCCTCACGAAGAACAGTTAGGGTTTACACCTGTTCCCCAAATGCAAGAGATGGCGGGGGAGGAGCttgtggagaaggaggagcctGAGGAGGAGGGCTTGCAGGGCTGGGCGCGTGTCCCAGGGGACAGTTTTGGTCTTGTAGGATGTGGTTTTCAGTCCACGCCACCAGAGGGGACGTCTGGGACAGGAAACGGGACCGCCGTCAACTTTGAGCTCAGCGACGGGagattagaggaggaggaggagcagaatgaCGAAGATGGACGTGGGtcggagctggaggaagaaggTTTGGGTGCGACCGGCTCCTCTGCTTTCACACAGAAGCGAgaggacggacagatggactcCCTGCAG GCTCTCGCTCTTTTCTTCTACCTGCTGGCCTTCCTGGCCGTCCTGCAGAGGTTTTGGGTTTACGTCGGCTGCTTCATATGCACGTAA
- the dnajc5ab gene encoding dnaJ homolog subfamily C member 5: MEQQRQRTLSTSGESLYVVLGVDKGATTEDIKKCYRKLALKFHPDKNPDNPEAAEKFKEINNAHSILSDATKKNIYDKYGSLGLYVAEQFGEENVNSYFVLSSWWAKALFAFCCLATGCYCCCCLCCCCNCCCGKCKPRPPADPEPEFYVSPEDLEAQMSADERDGSEPIVMQPSSATETTQLTSDARQSYRTEAY, from the exons atGGAGCAGCAGCGACAGAGAACTCTCTCCACGTCTGGAGAATCGTTGTACGTCGTTCTGGGAGTCGACAAGGGCGCTACGACGGAGGACATCAAGAAATGTTACAG GAAGCTGGCGCTGAAGTTTCACCCGGACAAAAACCCGGACAACCCGGAGGCGGCGGAGAAGTTCAAGGAGATCAACAACGCCCACTCCATCCTGAGCGACGCCACCAAGAAGAACATCTACGACAAGTACGGCTCGCTGGGGCTCTACGTGGCCGAGCAGTTCGGGGAGGAGAACGTCAACTCCTACTTTGTCCTGTCCAGCTGGTGGGCGAAG GCGCTGTTCGCCTTCTGTTGCCTGGCAACGGGCtgttattgctgctgctgcttgtgttgctgctgcaacTGCTGCTGCGGGAAATGTAAACCCCGGCCGCCGGCGGACCCGGAGCCCGAGTTCTACGTGTCCCCCGAGGACCTGGAGGCCCAGATGAGCGCCGACGAGAGGG ATGGCAGTGAGCCCATCGTGATGCAGCCGTCCTCCGCCACAGAAACCACCCAGCTCACCTCCGATGCCCGACAAAGCTACAGAACCGAAGCGTActag
- the adrm1 gene encoding proteasomal ubiquitin receptor ADRM1 isoform X2: MSSGALFPSLVTGSRGSSSKYLVEFRAGKMTLKGSTVTPDKRKGSVYVQQSDDSLIHFCWKDRTSGNVDDDLIIFPDDCEFKRVNQCTTGRVYVLKFKAGSKRLFFWMQEPKTDKDDEFCRKVNEYLNNPPAPGAAGGGGHELSALGGDGGLQNLLGNMSHNQLMQLIGPTGLGGLGLGALAGPGLANLLGSGGGATSSSSSSSRSQSAATPSGGAPRQSSAQAPTTPVTPAASAAPPASVAPSTPALSQTPVVPAAVGSPPSHQPIQLSDLQSILATMNVPASAAAQGPAVDLASVCTPEMMAPILTNAEVRQRLLPFLPSGESLPQSAEEIQNTLSSPQFQQAMSMFSGALASGELGPLLSQFGLPAGAVDAANRGDVEAFARAMQGSKGDAKEEKKEEEEEDMSLD, translated from the exons ATGTCGTCGGGCGCCCTCTTCCCGAGCCTGGTGACCGGCTCCCGAGGAAGTTCTAGCAAGTACCTGGTGGAGTTCCGTGCTGGGAAAATGACCTTGAAAGGGAGCACGGTGACGCCGGACAAACGCAAGGGTTCCGTGTACGTCCAGCAGTCTGACGACTCCCTGATTCACTTCTGCTGGAAGGACAGGACGTCGGGCAACGTGGACGAC GACCTGATCATCTTCCCCGACGACTGCGAGTTCAAGCGGGTGAATCAGTGCACGACGGGACGCGTCTACGTCCTGAAGTTCAAGGCCGGATCCAAGAGGCTGTTCTTCTGGATGCAG GAGCCAAAGACCGACAAGGATGACGAGTTCTGCCGCAAGGTGAACGAGTACCTGaacaacccccccgcccccggggcggcgggcggcggcggccacgAGCTGTCGGCCctcggaggagacggagggctGCAGAACCTGCTCGGAAATATGAGCCACAACCAGCTGATGCAGCTGATCGGACCGACGGGACTGGGGGGGCTGG GCCTGGGAGCGCTAGCGGGACCGGGACTCGCCAACCTGCTGGGGAGCGGGGGCGGAGCAACCAGCAGCTCGTCGTCCAG CTCCCGTAGCCAATCGGCTGCAACTCCTTCAGGCGGAGCCCCCAGGCAGAGCTCCGCCCAGGCCCCCACCACCCCTGTGACTCCCGCTGCTTCAGCCGCCCCCCCGGCTAGCGTGGCTCCCTCAACGCcag ccTTGTCTCAGACCCCGGTGGTCCCGGCCGCCGTCGGCAGCCCCCCGTCCCACCAGCCCATCCAGCTCAGTGACCTCCAGAGCATCCTGGCCACCATGAACGTCCCGGCTTCAGCGGCGGCTCAGGGGCCGGCAG TGGACCTGGCCAGCGTCTGCACCCCAGAGATGATGGCCCCCATCCTGACGAACGCCGAGGTCCGGCAGAGGCTCCTCCCGTTCCTCCCCAGTGGAGAAAGTTTACCTCAGAGCGCCGAAGAGATCCAGAACACGCTCAGCTCGCCGCAGTTCCAGCAG GCCATGAGTATGTTCAGCGGCGCCTTGGCCTCCGGGGAGCTCGGCCCCCTCCTCAGCCAGTTCGGCCTACCAGCAGGAGCCGTGGACGCCGCCAACCGAGGAg ACGTGGAGGCGTTCGCCAGAGCGATGCAGGGCAGCAAAGGAGACgccaaggaggagaagaaggaggaggaggaggaggacatgagcCTGGACTAG
- the adrm1 gene encoding proteasomal ubiquitin receptor ADRM1 isoform X1, translating into MSSGALFPSLVTGSRGSSSKYLVEFRAGKMTLKGSTVTPDKRKGSVYVQQSDDSLIHFCWKDRTSGNVDDDLIIFPDDCEFKRVNQCTTGRVYVLKFKAGSKRLFFWMQEPKTDKDDEFCRKVNEYLNNPPAPGAAGGGGHELSALGGDGGLQNLLGNMSHNQLMQLIGPTGLGGLGGLGALAGPGLANLLGSGGGATSSSSSSSRSQSAATPSGGAPRQSSAQAPTTPVTPAASAAPPASVAPSTPALSQTPVVPAAVGSPPSHQPIQLSDLQSILATMNVPASAAAQGPAVDLASVCTPEMMAPILTNAEVRQRLLPFLPSGESLPQSAEEIQNTLSSPQFQQAMSMFSGALASGELGPLLSQFGLPAGAVDAANRGDVEAFARAMQGSKGDAKEEKKEEEEEDMSLD; encoded by the exons ATGTCGTCGGGCGCCCTCTTCCCGAGCCTGGTGACCGGCTCCCGAGGAAGTTCTAGCAAGTACCTGGTGGAGTTCCGTGCTGGGAAAATGACCTTGAAAGGGAGCACGGTGACGCCGGACAAACGCAAGGGTTCCGTGTACGTCCAGCAGTCTGACGACTCCCTGATTCACTTCTGCTGGAAGGACAGGACGTCGGGCAACGTGGACGAC GACCTGATCATCTTCCCCGACGACTGCGAGTTCAAGCGGGTGAATCAGTGCACGACGGGACGCGTCTACGTCCTGAAGTTCAAGGCCGGATCCAAGAGGCTGTTCTTCTGGATGCAG GAGCCAAAGACCGACAAGGATGACGAGTTCTGCCGCAAGGTGAACGAGTACCTGaacaacccccccgcccccggggcggcgggcggcggcggccacgAGCTGTCGGCCctcggaggagacggagggctGCAGAACCTGCTCGGAAATATGAGCCACAACCAGCTGATGCAGCTGATCGGACCGACGGGACTGGGGGGGCTGG GAGGCCTGGGAGCGCTAGCGGGACCGGGACTCGCCAACCTGCTGGGGAGCGGGGGCGGAGCAACCAGCAGCTCGTCGTCCAG CTCCCGTAGCCAATCGGCTGCAACTCCTTCAGGCGGAGCCCCCAGGCAGAGCTCCGCCCAGGCCCCCACCACCCCTGTGACTCCCGCTGCTTCAGCCGCCCCCCCGGCTAGCGTGGCTCCCTCAACGCcag ccTTGTCTCAGACCCCGGTGGTCCCGGCCGCCGTCGGCAGCCCCCCGTCCCACCAGCCCATCCAGCTCAGTGACCTCCAGAGCATCCTGGCCACCATGAACGTCCCGGCTTCAGCGGCGGCTCAGGGGCCGGCAG TGGACCTGGCCAGCGTCTGCACCCCAGAGATGATGGCCCCCATCCTGACGAACGCCGAGGTCCGGCAGAGGCTCCTCCCGTTCCTCCCCAGTGGAGAAAGTTTACCTCAGAGCGCCGAAGAGATCCAGAACACGCTCAGCTCGCCGCAGTTCCAGCAG GCCATGAGTATGTTCAGCGGCGCCTTGGCCTCCGGGGAGCTCGGCCCCCTCCTCAGCCAGTTCGGCCTACCAGCAGGAGCCGTGGACGCCGCCAACCGAGGAg ACGTGGAGGCGTTCGCCAGAGCGATGCAGGGCAGCAAAGGAGACgccaaggaggagaagaaggaggaggaggaggaggacatgagcCTGGACTAG